A genomic segment from Nodularia sphaerocarpa UHCC 0038 encodes:
- a CDS encoding LysR family transcriptional regulator, translating to MNQATLHQLKVFEAAARHSSFTRAAEELFLTQPTVSMQIKQLTKSVGLPLFEQVGKRLFLTEAGRELFATCRQIFETIAQFEMTVADLKGLKQGQLRLAVITTAKYFVPRLLGPFCQLYPGIEISLQVTNHERILERMVNNMDDLYIMSQVPESLDVSYEPFLDNPLVMFAPVNHPLAKEKNIPIGRLTNEPFIMREPGSGTRRAVQQLFDEHGVKVKVKLELGSNEAIKQAIAGGLGISVLSLHTLMPDSSEFSILDVEHFPIKRTWFLGYPAGKQLSIVARTYYEYLLEAAKKFVEETGFSAYSKSEDVPTSFGD from the coding sequence TTGAACCAGGCGACGCTACACCAGTTGAAGGTGTTCGAGGCGGCAGCAAGGCACAGTAGCTTTACTCGTGCGGCTGAGGAATTATTTCTGACTCAACCCACCGTGTCCATGCAAATTAAACAACTCACAAAATCAGTAGGGTTGCCATTATTTGAGCAGGTGGGAAAACGTCTCTTTTTGACAGAAGCCGGAAGAGAATTATTTGCAACTTGTCGGCAGATTTTTGAAACCATAGCCCAGTTTGAAATGACTGTGGCGGATTTAAAAGGCTTAAAGCAAGGACAATTACGCTTGGCTGTGATTACAACGGCAAAGTATTTTGTCCCCCGTTTATTAGGTCCATTTTGTCAACTTTATCCAGGAATTGAGATTTCGTTACAAGTAACGAACCACGAACGCATCTTGGAACGGATGGTGAATAACATGGATGACTTATACATTATGAGTCAAGTCCCAGAAAGTCTAGATGTCAGCTATGAACCATTTTTAGACAACCCGTTAGTAATGTTTGCACCGGTTAATCATCCTTTAGCAAAAGAGAAAAATATACCTATAGGAAGATTGACAAATGAACCTTTTATTATGCGGGAACCGGGTTCAGGAACTCGCCGGGCTGTGCAGCAACTTTTTGATGAACATGGCGTGAAGGTAAAAGTTAAACTGGAGTTGGGGAGTAATGAAGCGATTAAACAAGCGATCGCAGGTGGATTAGGAATTTCTGTTTTATCGCTTCATACCTTAATGCCAGATTCTTCTGAGTTCAGCATTTTGGATGTAGAACACTTTCCCATCAAGCGAACTTGGTTCTTAGGGTATCCTGCTGGTAAACAGTTGTCTATCGTCGCTCGTACTTATTATGAGTATCTGCTGGAAGCCGCGAAAAAGTTTGTTGAGGAAACTGGTTTTTCTGCTTACAGTAAAAGTGAGGATGTTCCCACTAGCTTTGGCGACTAG
- a CDS encoding nucleotidyltransferase family protein, whose amino-acid sequence MTTLLPTNQPQNNNSNSQKFHRPEIQLLLCCSRSRINAVTAEKIQKLSEQELDWDYLLRIAAGNEIIPLLCQNLKLICPKAVPENIMKQLQQCFQNNASKNMFLTTELLKLLDLFAAHNISVIPFKGPVLGQFAYGSLILRNISDLDILVKKQDFLRAKELLIRHGYQHKYFGEDEAAYVQAQLIRDDGLVGVDLHYGITPKDFVFSLDTEPFWEQLNSLCLAGKTVPNLSITDALLVACVQPIKENWRSFKRICDIAELCRVCTEKDWQVFSQEMQKLGNERTFLVSLIMAHNLLEVTLPNELLENIRLFRSLESRTLEMSQQFFWDTLTDGEHSRKWVKFNLMRMSLNKNTIKHLAFVVFNINEKDKLMLPFTLPNYLYFLYYPLRLFRLLFTYKIGLKDIKNLF is encoded by the coding sequence ATGACTACTTTATTACCAACAAATCAACCCCAGAATAACAACTCAAATTCCCAAAAATTTCATCGCCCCGAAATTCAATTATTACTATGTTGTTCTAGAAGCCGTATCAACGCTGTCACAGCAGAAAAAATTCAAAAATTAAGCGAACAAGAGTTAGATTGGGATTATTTACTGCGTATAGCTGCTGGTAACGAAATAATACCCCTACTTTGTCAAAATCTGAAGCTGATATGCCCAAAAGCTGTTCCTGAAAATATTATGAAGCAACTCCAGCAATGTTTCCAGAATAATGCTTCAAAAAATATGTTCTTGACGACAGAACTACTTAAGCTGCTGGATTTATTTGCTGCTCATAATATCTCTGTAATTCCTTTCAAAGGTCCTGTTTTGGGTCAGTTTGCTTATGGCAGCTTGATATTAAGAAATATATCTGATTTAGATATTTTAGTCAAAAAGCAGGATTTTCTCAGAGCCAAAGAGTTACTCATTCGTCATGGATATCAACACAAATATTTTGGCGAAGATGAAGCAGCTTATGTGCAAGCTCAACTAATCCGAGATGATGGTTTGGTAGGTGTTGATTTGCATTATGGCATTACTCCCAAGGATTTTGTGTTTTCACTTGATACAGAACCCTTTTGGGAACAGTTGAATAGCCTATGTCTGGCTGGTAAAACTGTTCCTAATCTTTCTATTACTGATGCGTTGTTAGTTGCTTGTGTACAACCAATTAAGGAGAATTGGCGGTCTTTCAAAAGAATTTGTGATATTGCCGAACTTTGCAGAGTTTGTACAGAAAAAGATTGGCAAGTTTTTTCTCAGGAAATGCAGAAATTGGGCAATGAAAGAACTTTTCTAGTATCTTTAATTATGGCTCATAATTTGTTAGAAGTAACTCTTCCCAATGAATTATTGGAAAATATTAGGCTATTTCGTTCATTAGAATCAAGGACTTTAGAAATGTCTCAGCAATTTTTCTGGGATACTCTAACTGATGGCGAACACTCCAGAAAATGGGTTAAATTCAATTTGATGAGAATGTCATTAAATAAAAATACAATTAAACATCTTGCCTTTGTGGTTTTTAATATTAATGAAAAAGATAAATTAATGTTACCTTTTACCTTACCAAATTATCTTTATTTTTTATATTATCCATTACGTTTATTCAGATTATTGTTCACCTATAAAATAGGGTTAAAGGACATAAAAAACCTCTTCTAG
- a CDS encoding ABC transporter ATP-binding protein, translating into MSIVKLIRTLQRAIQLVWQCSPLWTFFSVIFLFIQGLLPLLSLYLVKLIVDTLSKSISTTDPLQTFRQLLILIFIAGFVALVQNICQSLSGLTNTAQSQIVIDYIHEQLHNKSIAVDLEYYENSQYYNALHRAQQQASYIPTRILQNLVQIAQSAISLVAMGVLLISLHWGIGLILLITAIPILLVRIKYAGKTFEQQKLLTSKEREAAYFNFMLTSLHYAKELRLLGLGNLFRTRFQKLRHHIRQEKLKLEIQRSLKQIIAQGGTTLVIFALLAVMAYQTLQGAITLGSLIMYYQAFQRGQVSLSQLLSSLAELYENSLFLTNLFEFLDLKPNVTEPPLPKLVPSQFKTGIQFNHVRFRYPGSTRPVLEDINFHIAPGEIIALVGENGAGKTSLIKLLCRLYDPTEGNITIDGINIRDFATTDLRQKISVIFQDYVQYHLTAKENIWLGNLDVVPESQQIEKAARDAGADVVISQLPQGYDTMLGKWFEGGEELSIGQWQKVALARAFLRDAPIIILDEPSSALDPQAEAEIFEKFRQVVKGKIAILISHRLSTVKMADKVFVIANGKISEGGSHDELMQNRGNYARLFETQAKHYR; encoded by the coding sequence ATGTCTATTGTAAAACTTATCCGTACCCTACAACGAGCCATCCAATTAGTTTGGCAATGCTCTCCTTTATGGACATTTTTCAGTGTCATATTTTTATTTATCCAAGGATTATTACCCCTACTTTCTCTTTACCTAGTTAAATTAATTGTAGATACCTTGAGCAAGAGTATTAGCACTACCGATCCTCTCCAAACTTTTAGACAATTACTAATCTTGATATTTATAGCAGGGTTTGTAGCCTTAGTCCAAAATATCTGTCAGTCACTTTCTGGATTAACCAACACAGCCCAATCTCAGATAGTAATAGACTATATTCATGAACAACTTCACAATAAGTCCATAGCAGTTGACTTAGAATATTACGAAAATTCCCAATATTACAATGCTTTACACCGCGCTCAACAACAAGCATCCTATATTCCCACACGCATCCTACAAAATCTAGTCCAAATAGCTCAAAGTGCAATTTCATTAGTTGCAATGGGAGTGCTACTAATTTCCTTACACTGGGGAATAGGACTTATTTTATTAATTACCGCTATTCCCATACTTTTAGTCCGCATTAAGTATGCAGGTAAAACATTTGAGCAGCAAAAACTTTTAACTAGCAAAGAGAGAGAAGCTGCTTACTTTAACTTTATGCTCACGTCCTTACATTATGCCAAAGAACTGCGTTTATTAGGACTTGGTAATTTATTTCGCACTCGGTTTCAGAAACTACGTCACCATATTCGTCAAGAAAAGTTGAAGTTAGAAATTCAACGTTCTCTCAAACAAATCATCGCCCAAGGAGGTACTACTCTTGTTATTTTTGCCCTACTTGCTGTAATGGCTTACCAAACTCTTCAGGGAGCTATTACATTAGGAAGCTTAATCATGTATTACCAAGCTTTTCAACGAGGACAAGTATCTCTGAGTCAGTTACTTAGCAGTTTAGCCGAACTTTATGAAAATAGTTTATTTTTAACTAACCTGTTTGAATTTTTAGATTTAAAGCCAAATGTCACCGAACCACCATTACCCAAACTCGTTCCCTCTCAATTCAAAACAGGTATCCAGTTTAATCATGTCCGCTTCCGTTATCCTGGAAGCACAAGACCTGTCCTCGAAGATATAAACTTTCACATTGCTCCTGGAGAAATTATTGCCTTAGTAGGGGAGAATGGAGCAGGTAAAACTAGTCTGATTAAACTTCTCTGCCGACTTTACGATCCCACAGAAGGCAATATCACCATTGATGGTATCAATATCCGTGATTTTGCCACCACAGACTTACGCCAAAAAATCAGCGTCATTTTTCAAGACTATGTGCAGTATCATCTCACAGCCAAAGAAAATATTTGGTTAGGTAATCTCGATGTTGTCCCTGAGTCTCAACAAATTGAAAAAGCTGCTCGTGATGCTGGTGCTGATGTAGTCATTTCTCAGTTACCCCAAGGTTATGATACTATGCTTGGCAAATGGTTTGAAGGAGGAGAAGAATTAAGTATTGGTCAGTGGCAAAAAGTAGCTTTAGCACGAGCATTTCTCCGTGATGCCCCTATAATTATTTTAGATGAACCAAGTAGTGCTTTAGATCCTCAAGCCGAAGCAGAAATTTTTGAGAAGTTTCGTCAAGTTGTGAAGGGTAAAATCGCAATTTTAATCAGTCATCGACTTTCTACTGTGAAAATGGCTGACAAAGTTTTTGTAATTGCAAATGGCAAAATTAGCGAAGGTGGCTCTCATGACGAGTTAATGCAAAACAGGGGAAATTATGCCCGCTTATTTGAAACTCAAGCGAAACATTATAGATAA
- a CDS encoding asparagine synthetase B family protein, which produces MSGFIGIFNSDGKPIDPALLKQMTDLMTPQAPDAQDTWCEGSIGFGHALLRTTWESEKERQPHSLDGNLWITGDIRLDRRRELIERLRASGCSVENDAPDVNLVLFAYQVWGDACLERFSGDFAFAIWDSRQQRLFCARDHFGIVPFYYAEMGNSLIFSNHLNCIRLHPQVSDRLNEATIADFLLFNMNIDVATTTFADIQKLPPAHTLICAEGRVSIRRYWQLPEGVEYLDYKRPEEYVEQFRELFERSIADRLRTNNAGTHLSGGMDSTSIAATAYKLIKATGSPVDFRAYTIIYKQLITDDEGDYATQVAEMAGFPIEYLVAEDYIPQAPPHNPEYLYPEPLVIPTQIAEVEITRRISGYSRVLLAGFGGDPAFYPAPYNQDKSVKNQDFMLNGFDYIRSLRRQLGLGTRLRQWLGIKQPGQQKRELPDWFNPDFAEQMNLQGRLENRLTGSPQTDRYGMTTAPLWSNIFAWSDPGFSGFPVKVRFPFFDLPLVSFLLSVPPQPWFENKFLLREAMPGLLPDSVRKRPKTPLRGFAHYNWVQQEGIQPWMVELVTTSALTPYVNSERLLPKLQNVAELTHITYNQVIPTMQLAYWLRHKPCLEVNNRPILSIS; this is translated from the coding sequence ATGAGCGGTTTTATAGGTATTTTCAACAGTGATGGTAAACCCATCGACCCAGCGTTGTTAAAGCAAATGACTGATTTGATGACACCCCAAGCACCCGATGCCCAGGATACCTGGTGTGAGGGTTCTATTGGTTTTGGTCACGCTTTGTTGCGGACTACTTGGGAATCGGAAAAGGAACGCCAACCCCACAGTTTGGATGGTAATCTTTGGATTACAGGGGATATTCGCCTAGACCGGCGTAGGGAGTTAATTGAGCGATTGCGTGCCTCTGGATGTAGTGTGGAGAATGACGCACCAGATGTTAATTTAGTTTTATTTGCCTACCAAGTGTGGGGAGATGCTTGCTTAGAACGATTCAGTGGGGATTTTGCTTTTGCTATTTGGGATAGCCGCCAGCAACGCTTATTCTGCGCTAGGGATCACTTTGGTATTGTGCCTTTTTACTATGCAGAAATGGGCAACAGCCTGATTTTCAGCAATCACCTCAACTGCATTCGCTTACATCCCCAGGTATCAGATCGGCTGAATGAAGCTACAATTGCGGATTTTCTGCTATTTAACATGAATATAGATGTCGCTACTACTACCTTTGCCGATATCCAAAAGTTACCCCCTGCCCACACGCTAATTTGTGCGGAAGGTAGAGTCAGCATCCGGCGTTATTGGCAGTTGCCAGAAGGCGTTGAATACCTGGACTACAAGCGCCCGGAGGAATATGTTGAGCAGTTTCGGGAGTTGTTTGAACGGTCAATTGCAGACCGACTACGAACTAATAATGCTGGTACTCATTTGAGTGGGGGTATGGATTCCACCAGTATCGCTGCTACTGCCTATAAATTAATCAAAGCAACGGGTTCTCCTGTGGATTTTCGGGCTTATACCATAATTTATAAACAACTGATTACCGATGATGAAGGAGACTATGCCACACAAGTTGCTGAGATGGCGGGTTTTCCCATTGAGTATTTAGTGGCAGAAGATTACATCCCGCAGGCTCCTCCCCACAACCCAGAATACCTATATCCCGAACCGCTAGTAATTCCCACCCAAATTGCTGAAGTGGAGATTACAAGGCGGATATCTGGATATAGTCGGGTATTGTTAGCTGGGTTTGGCGGAGATCCAGCATTTTATCCAGCGCCGTATAACCAAGATAAGTCGGTGAAGAATCAGGATTTTATGCTGAATGGTTTCGATTATATCCGTTCTCTGCGCCGTCAGTTGGGGTTGGGTACAAGGTTGCGTCAGTGGCTGGGAATCAAGCAGCCAGGACAGCAAAAGAGGGAGTTACCTGACTGGTTTAACCCAGATTTTGCTGAACAAATGAACTTGCAAGGGCGACTAGAAAACAGATTAACTGGTTCACCGCAGACAGACCGCTACGGGATGACTACTGCCCCCCTATGGTCTAATATATTTGCTTGGTCAGATCCGGGTTTTAGTGGTTTTCCCGTGAAGGTGCGCTTTCCATTTTTCGATTTGCCCTTGGTATCATTCCTGCTGTCAGTGCCACCACAACCCTGGTTTGAAAATAAATTCCTGCTACGGGAAGCTATGCCAGGGTTATTGCCGGATTCCGTGCGAAAAAGACCGAAAACACCTCTAAGAGGTTTTGCTCATTACAACTGGGTGCAGCAGGAAGGTATCCAGCCCTGGATGGTAGAATTAGTAACCACTTCGGCTCTCACACCCTATGTGAACTCTGAACGCCTATTGCCAAAACTACAAAATGTTGCCGAACTTACACACATTACGTATAATCAGGTAATTCCAACTATGCAACTGGCATACTGGCTGCGCCATAAGCCTTGTTTAGAGGTGAATAACCGACCGATTTTATCCATAAGCTAA
- a CDS encoding serine/threonine protein kinase, producing the protein MMQLSKSFRYKVYGLTLQTNQPLPGLIPAETDAPVDVWVDLNGESQPSSAEIETISSGLNVVSQADGTYFHLWFRGEGQLNFYLDAGGSHISANWTCALLEEVSALLLGQVLGCVLRLRGTLCLHACVVKIGQHAVAIVGESGAGKSTTAAALAKEGYSILSDDIAVLKDDEQNWFVQPGYPRIRLWPQTINALYGSESDFTKIFISSEKRFVELVGDSSDTVCKFYSDPLPLAAIYVLGKRQPELVAPMIETISPATAVMTLMTHRSVSHLKLGMDEQAGEFAGLSRLAMSVPIRKVSRSDSLTALPQLCDAIVNDVGNITLLESV; encoded by the coding sequence ATGATGCAATTAAGTAAATCTTTTAGATATAAAGTTTATGGCTTAACGCTACAGACAAATCAACCTCTACCGGGTTTAATACCTGCCGAAACTGACGCACCTGTGGATGTTTGGGTCGATTTGAATGGAGAATCGCAACCATCGTCAGCAGAAATAGAGACTATTTCATCTGGTCTGAATGTGGTATCTCAAGCTGATGGCACCTATTTCCATCTGTGGTTTCGCGGCGAGGGGCAACTTAATTTCTATCTTGATGCTGGAGGCAGTCACATTTCGGCAAATTGGACTTGTGCGCTGCTAGAAGAAGTCAGTGCGCTGTTGTTGGGGCAAGTTTTAGGCTGTGTTTTGCGGTTACGGGGAACCCTTTGCCTTCATGCTTGTGTGGTGAAAATTGGTCAGCACGCTGTTGCTATTGTGGGTGAATCAGGTGCAGGGAAATCAACGACGGCGGCGGCTTTGGCTAAGGAAGGATACTCTATTCTTTCGGATGATATTGCAGTTCTTAAGGACGACGAGCAAAATTGGTTTGTACAGCCGGGATATCCGCGCATCAGACTTTGGCCTCAAACAATTAATGCCCTATACGGTTCAGAATCTGATTTTACCAAGATTTTCATATCTTCTGAGAAACGCTTTGTAGAGTTAGTTGGCGACAGCAGTGACACGGTGTGTAAGTTTTACAGTGACCCCCTACCGTTGGCAGCTATCTATGTGCTGGGAAAACGTCAGCCTGAATTGGTAGCCCCGATGATTGAAACCATTTCCCCAGCAACTGCGGTGATGACTTTGATGACTCATCGTTCTGTCAGTCATCTAAAATTAGGTATGGATGAACAGGCAGGGGAGTTTGCTGGTCTGAGTCGCCTAGCAATGAGTGTACCCATTCGGAAGGTCTCTCGCAGCGATAGTTTGACGGCATTGCCTCAATTGTGTGATGCCATTGTCAATGATGTGGGTAATATCACTTTGTTAGAGTCTGTTTGA
- a CDS encoding SAM-dependent methyltransferase, whose product MNLNSEVKFDLDSFYSGESVQEWKQIIGEELHYHLGYFRGSEDLETGLKQTVRNFYPYITPGARVLDIGCGWGGPARMLTTELNCSVTGVSCSTGQVEYGRSLGLNVLHQDLEAEQDEFSGKYDVIFALEMISHIRNKIELLRRLRSCGSRLILSGNCAADSYSGERTTFGESMYLCKVSELVADVEAAGWKISFMQDRRFYALRTFALWKQNLDRVYGDRQPPGQLGILRGHADTALRSPLIWAKCFPLIDIVAD is encoded by the coding sequence ATGAATTTAAACTCTGAGGTTAAGTTTGATTTAGATAGTTTTTATTCTGGGGAATCTGTTCAGGAATGGAAACAGATTATTGGTGAGGAATTACACTACCACTTGGGGTATTTTCGCGGTTCGGAAGATTTAGAAACGGGTTTAAAGCAAACGGTAAGGAATTTTTATCCCTACATTACTCCGGGTGCGCGGGTTTTAGATATCGGTTGCGGTTGGGGAGGACCGGCCCGGATGTTAACTACAGAACTTAATTGCTCTGTCACCGGAGTCTCATGTAGTACAGGACAAGTAGAATATGGCCGCAGCTTGGGTTTAAATGTGTTGCACCAAGATTTGGAAGCAGAGCAAGATGAATTTAGTGGCAAATATGATGTCATCTTCGCTCTAGAAATGATTTCCCATATTCGCAATAAAATTGAACTGCTACGGCGACTGCGTTCCTGTGGGTCTCGTTTAATACTATCAGGGAATTGCGCGGCAGATAGCTATTCTGGAGAAAGAACAACTTTTGGTGAATCTATGTACCTTTGCAAGGTTTCGGAATTAGTTGCTGATGTGGAAGCTGCGGGTTGGAAAATTTCATTTATGCAAGACCGTCGGTTTTACGCCCTGCGAACATTTGCTCTGTGGAAACAAAATTTAGATCGGGTCTATGGCGATCGCCAACCGCCTGGTCAATTAGGTATTCTCCGTGGCCATGCTGATACTGCACTGCGATCGCCACTGATCTGGGCTAAATGTTTTCCCTTAATAGATATCGTCGCAGATTGA
- a CDS encoding cytochrome P450 — MQIQSESIALPLPFNPRSPEFRANPYPTYDYLRTHHPIFYRPDRKDWLLTRYADISEVLKNSNFGHGQKSIVSLETGTPGTINNFLRLRQESQRIMQLWLVLQNPPTHTRIRPLLRSAFTQSHIQALRSHIQTTVDDLIDQVKDLGKMDVVHDLAYPLTLGLNCKILGIPTEKWHPNFPKWSVSLSLVEDMDVTPIAFEQGLLAISGLAEYLRNLIAESRICSQSQDNLISTLIQAEAEGQLSEEELLANCILIFAVGHFSTGHLIGNSILTLLNHPEQLHLLQADPSLIETTIAEVLRYESSAQGISRTALCDIEISNQTIRQGDIVHCLIGAANRDPAYFPHPHQFDIRRKPNSYLSFGQGGIHTCIGMHLAKLATEIAVNTLLRRLPGLSLATESLEWEEAFLSRGVKSLPVVF; from the coding sequence ATGCAAATTCAAAGTGAAAGTATAGCTCTACCTTTACCATTTAATCCGCGATCGCCAGAGTTCCGGGCTAATCCCTATCCTACCTATGATTACCTGCGGACGCACCACCCGATTTTCTATCGCCCTGATCGAAAAGATTGGTTGCTGACACGCTATGCTGATATTTCAGAGGTTCTGAAAAATTCTAACTTTGGTCATGGACAGAAAAGTATAGTTAGCCTAGAGACTGGAACCCCAGGGACTATAAACAACTTTCTCCGTCTGCGTCAGGAAAGTCAAAGAATAATGCAGTTGTGGTTGGTGTTACAAAATCCACCCACCCACACCAGAATTCGTCCGTTGTTGCGTAGTGCCTTCACTCAATCGCACATTCAAGCATTGCGATCGCACATTCAAACAACGGTTGACGACCTGATTGATCAGGTTAAAGACTTGGGAAAAATGGATGTGGTTCACGATTTAGCTTATCCGCTTACCCTCGGCTTAAACTGTAAAATATTGGGGATTCCTACAGAAAAATGGCATCCCAATTTCCCAAAATGGTCTGTGAGCCTATCTTTAGTGGAAGATATGGACGTGACCCCGATTGCTTTTGAGCAAGGTTTATTGGCAATTAGTGGTTTAGCTGAATACTTGCGAAATTTGATTGCTGAAAGTCGTATTTGTTCGCAGTCGCAAGATAATCTAATTAGCACCCTAATTCAAGCAGAAGCTGAGGGACAATTGAGTGAAGAAGAACTCTTAGCAAATTGCATCTTGATTTTTGCAGTCGGTCACTTCTCAACGGGGCATTTAATTGGCAACAGTATACTCACATTACTGAATCACCCAGAGCAGCTACATCTGCTACAAGCCGATCCATCTTTGATAGAAACAACCATTGCTGAAGTGCTGCGTTATGAAAGTTCGGCTCAGGGTATCTCACGTACAGCACTATGTGATATCGAAATATCAAATCAAACAATTCGTCAGGGAGATATAGTTCATTGTCTCATCGGGGCTGCTAATCGAGATCCCGCCTATTTCCCCCATCCCCACCAATTTGATATTAGACGCAAACCCAATTCCTATCTTTCTTTTGGTCAAGGAGGTATTCATACTTGTATTGGGATGCACTTAGCTAAATTAGCCACAGAGATTGCCGTAAATACACTTTTGAGACGTTTACCTGGGTTATCTTTAGCAACGGAATCTTTAGAATGGGAGGAAGCGTTTTTATCACGTGGTGTGAAATCATTGCCGGTTGTCTTTTAA
- a CDS encoding Nif11-like leader peptide family natural product precursor, producing the protein MSVQTALQFIQQIRMDEELKSRLLAVNNHPDLESFVKFGAELGLTFTVAELVTAHKHDWGMRWLLYQNKLP; encoded by the coding sequence ATGTCTGTTCAAACTGCACTACAATTTATCCAACAAATACGGATGGATGAAGAACTAAAAAGCAGACTTTTAGCTGTCAACAACCACCCTGATTTAGAAAGTTTTGTCAAATTTGGCGCTGAATTGGGTCTTACCTTCACAGTTGCAGAACTTGTAACCGCGCACAAACACGATTGGGGGATGCGCTGGTTACTCTATCAGAACAAGTTACCGTGA
- a CDS encoding lasso peptide biosynthesis B2 protein, translating into MDSLKLAVRKLRSFWGLDRNSRWLLLQALLFFPLVTLSLKFRGLKRTQSDLVRVFPPGKILLQNSDCSCKIIKTISMVQLAARYCQPWAKCLQKSLVLWGLLHHQGINSELRIGVKKEAESFEAHAWVEYEGFVLNDTQNVRDRFAMFDRPIEVNFPS; encoded by the coding sequence ATGGACTCGTTGAAGTTAGCAGTACGTAAATTACGCAGTTTTTGGGGACTGGATAGAAATTCACGCTGGCTGTTATTGCAAGCACTTCTGTTTTTTCCCCTAGTAACTCTATCCTTAAAATTTAGGGGATTAAAGCGCACGCAATCTGATTTAGTGCGAGTCTTTCCACCTGGAAAAATATTGCTTCAAAATAGCGATTGCTCCTGTAAAATTATTAAGACAATTAGCATGGTGCAGTTAGCCGCCAGATATTGTCAACCTTGGGCAAAATGTCTGCAAAAGTCCCTAGTGCTGTGGGGTTTGTTGCATCACCAAGGAATTAACAGCGAATTGCGGATTGGTGTAAAAAAAGAAGCAGAGAGTTTTGAGGCTCATGCTTGGGTGGAGTATGAAGGTTTTGTCCTCAATGATACTCAAAATGTGCGCGATCGCTTTGCCATGTTTGATCGTCCCATTGAAGTTAATTTTCCCAGTTGA
- a CDS encoding PqqD family protein codes for MIQLSLDCKISPAPNVLAQDLAGESVLLNLQTEEYFGLDDVGTRIWQTLTEKDSIQSAIDILVTEYGVESKQLQQDVENLIEELLANGLVEVSST; via the coding sequence ATGATCCAACTTTCATTAGATTGTAAAATATCACCTGCACCGAATGTATTGGCTCAAGACTTGGCAGGTGAGTCAGTTTTACTTAACCTGCAAACCGAGGAGTATTTTGGCTTGGATGATGTTGGGACTCGGATTTGGCAAACCCTGACAGAGAAAGATTCTATCCAGTCTGCTATAGATATATTGGTAACTGAGTATGGCGTAGAGTCAAAACAGTTACAGCAGGATGTAGAAAATCTCATTGAAGAATTATTAGCCAATGGACTCGTTGAAGTTAGCAGTACGTAA